TATAACTTAAGACTTCTATTGATAAGCACATCCTCGGTTTTATTCATATTATTATTTCCGGAAGTCCTATCAAGAATACATACTCCAATAACAAATATACCAATAATTGACTCGTTGCCAGTAGGCGTTATTTCCGCAATAGCTATACTGTTTATGATAATAGCAATTACCGGGGTGACGAACGCGATAAATATTATTGATGGGTTTAACGGATTAGCTTCCGGCACATCTTTAATTGCTTTTATGTTTCTGGGATTTATGGCTTATATAGTAGGAGATATAGAACTTTTAAAAATAATTGTGTTTCTTTTTACCGCAACTTTAGGTTTCTTTTTATGGAATTTTCCAAGAGCAAAGATATTTCTTGGAGATGGCGGAGCTTACTTATTAGGATTTACTCTTGCGACTATTTCTCTTTTACTTGTGTGCAGAAATACGGCTGTTTCAATATGGTATCCTTTGATAATATTAGGTTATCCCGTATGGGAAGTATTATTTTCAATATATAGAAAAGCACTGGTTCGTAAAAAAAGCCCTATGCAACCGGACAGAGAGTTCACTTACATATGTTGATTTATAGCCGTATAACAAACAAAAGTCACACAAGAACTTCTTTATATTTATGGTTGCCTTCAATATTAATGGGCAGTCTGGCATTGAAATGGTACGATCTGGCATTAGTATTGGTTGGAATATTTGCTTTATATATAATTTCTTATGCTTCTTTTTATAACAATATCGTAAAATTTAAGTTTAAGAAACAAAAAAACAGATAGAGAGGAAATTATGAAAAAGATTTTCTTTATACTTATTACACTTTTTTTAAGCGGACAGATTTTGTATGGGCAACTTAACAACAGGGTGCATATATGGGGAGAAGTAAAGAATCCGGGAGTGTACGAATTACCTGCCGGGACAAGTATTGTAGATTTAATTTCCGTAGCTGGCGGCCCTACCGGATATGCTGATTTATGTAAAATTCAAATTACACACAGGAACGAAAAGATTAACATAGAAAAGATTAATTTGAGTAACTATTTGGGAAAAGGAAATATTAAATCTCTATACATAATAGAAGATGGAGACGTTATTAGAATTCCACAAAACTGGTGGTATAAGTGGAGAACTATGATAACCGTTGCCGCTGATATTGCAATAATTGCAAACGTATATTATTGGTATAAAAATAGCAGGTAAAATATTATGGAACAAGACTTTTCACTATACGATTTATTAAATGTTTTAAGGAGAAGGAGAAATTTAGTATTTATAATTATATTTGGGATTTTGTTCTTTGTATTTTTGTTCAATGAAATGAGTGCTCCGGTTTATGAAGCAAAAACAACTATCGAAATGGAAAAAGAAAAAGAACCTTTTGCTATTGGAGATTTTGATTATTTGGGAATTTCGTCAAATACATATATTAAAAATCGGATAGAAGAAATAAAATCAAGAACATTGTCGGAAGAAGTAGTTTCTTCTCTACCCTGGGATGTTTTATCCAAATTTAATGTTCCAAAATCCTATACGGACAATACTAAAAAAATAAAATATATAGCAAACATTATAAGGGGAGGAATAACTGCTGAACCTATTAGAGAATCAGATATTATAAATATTAAAGTCCAAAATGAAAATCCTCTTGTTGCTATGACTGTTGCAAATACAATGGTAGATGTTTTAAAAAACAGGCAAGTTAAATTCAAAAGGGAAGAAATAGGCGCCATCCGGGAATTTATAGAAGAACAACTAAAAACGTTTAAAGACCAACTTATGATAGCAGAAGGGGCTTTAAGAAATTTTAAACAAGCAGACAGGGTTACTTATTTAAATATGGAAACAACCGAAATCTTAAAAAGAATGACAGAGGCAGAGGTTCTATATAACGCAGCAAAATCCGATAGAGGGGCTGCTGAACGAAGACAGGAATACATTGATACTACGTTATCAATGGAAAAATGCAAACTACCTTCTTCTATAACAAATACTACGAGTCCCTGGTCAGAAAAATTAAAAGAGAAACTGTTAGAATTAGAGGTTCAATACACAACATTAACGGTTCAAGGGTATCCGGATGACCATCCACAGATTACAAAGTTAAAAGAACAGATAGCGCAAACAAAACAAAATTTAATTAAAGAAATATTAAAAGTAGTGAAAGGTGAAACAATAATTGACCCTATATCCCGAATTCACGATTTGATGACAGAAAAAATTGCCATTGAAATAGAACTTGAAACCCATAAAGCAAAAGAAAATATATTAAAAGAAACAGTGGATATGTATGATAAAAAGTTACAATCTTTACCGGAAAAAGAATTTAAATTAGCACAACTCACAAGAGCATCCGAAGTAAATGACAAGATATACAGAACTCTTCTTGAAAAATATGAAGAAGCCCGAATAACAGAAGCGGGGAAGACAAGTAATATTAGAACACTGGATACTGCTGAACTTCCTAAATCTCCGATAAAACCTAAAAAGAAATCAAACTTAGCATTAGGATTGATAGTGGGAATAGTATTGAGCATAGGTTTAGCATTTGGTTTAGAGGCTCTGGACAAATCAATAAAAACAGTTGAAGATGTGGAAAAAATATTACCGGTAATAGGCTCTGTTCCATCAATTAAAAGAGAAGGCAAAAGAAAAACTATTGTATGGTTGAAAGGAATACAAACTAATAAAGAAAA
Above is a genomic segment from bacterium containing:
- a CDS encoding MraY family glycosyltransferase, producing MMWYKILFTFLISFVVQYLMIWACHRYGVFIDKVKKLPQKFHKISTPRCGGIGILIGSCTFLLFDKIGLFLILASIPVLIVGILEDFTRKILHYNLRLLLISTSSVLFILLFPEVLSRIHTPITNIPIIDSLPVGVISAIAILFMIIAITGVTNAINIIDGFNGLASGTSLIAFMFLGFMAYIVGDIELLKIIVFLFTATLGFFLWNFPRAKIFLGDGGAYLLGFTLATISLLLVCRNTAVSIWYPLIILGYPVWEVLFSIYRKALVRKKSPMQPDREFTYIC
- a CDS encoding SLBB domain-containing protein, producing the protein MKKIFFILITLFLSGQILYGQLNNRVHIWGEVKNPGVYELPAGTSIVDLISVAGGPTGYADLCKIQITHRNEKINIEKINLSNYLGKGNIKSLYIIEDGDVIRIPQNWWYKWRTMITVAADIAIIANVYYWYKNSR
- a CDS encoding polysaccharide biosynthesis tyrosine autokinase; this encodes MEQDFSLYDLLNVLRRRRNLVFIIIFGILFFVFLFNEMSAPVYEAKTTIEMEKEKEPFAIGDFDYLGISSNTYIKNRIEEIKSRTLSEEVVSSLPWDVLSKFNVPKSYTDNTKKIKYIANIIRGGITAEPIRESDIINIKVQNENPLVAMTVANTMVDVLKNRQVKFKREEIGAIREFIEEQLKTFKDQLMIAEGALRNFKQADRVTYLNMETTEILKRMTEAEVLYNAAKSDRGAAERRQEYIDTTLSMEKCKLPSSITNTTSPWSEKLKEKLLELEVQYTTLTVQGYPDDHPQITKLKEQIAQTKQNLIKEILKVVKGETIIDPISRIHDLMTEKIAIEIELETHKAKENILKETVDMYDKKLQSLPEKEFKLAQLTRASEVNDKIYRTLLEKYEEARITEAGKTSNIRTLDTAELPKSPIKPKKKSNLALGLIVGIVLSIGLAFGLEALDKSIKTVEDVEKILPVIGSVPSIKREGKRKTIVWLKGIQTNKEKEGRIRLLTNLPARSHAVESYRGIRTNIGFASPDKPLKMILITSACPSEGKSLTTANLAIIMAQTNMKTLVIDADLRKPQIAYLFDKPREPGVTDVLAGSAELKDVIIPTLIDNLWIIPAGTIPPDPTTLLSSQKTKDLLNKLRKDFDFILIDSPPIVSVTDALILSPEVDGVILVARSEKTGKDTILKAFKLLNNRNTKVLGAVINDVDVEHVYGRYGYYSHYYDYYTTDENTKKHHKKKIRI